A part of Acropora palmata chromosome 8, jaAcrPala1.3, whole genome shotgun sequence genomic DNA contains:
- the LOC141890639 gene encoding serine palmitoyltransferase 2-like, with the protein MTPSKNKSKMPVRSRLTSRRSQKSHKNGFSSEKNQLSALQEEKLKEFRESFVEEFQDAPLYAAIMSYLFYFYMVIFACIKDLMIRLGVRKSKRPKEYKNEGFAPLYPELEDFYFRHLYIRYSAAFNKPISSTPGPIVQVMEREVVDGGWQHRLTGVKTRMINTGSYNYLGFAENVGPCVEAAEEAVKKHGLACCSSRHEFGSLGLHNELETLVARFVGKPAAMVFGMGFATNSTNIPTLVGKKDLIISDALNHSSLATGARLSGATIRVFKHNDMKSLESVLREAVVKGNPRKHRPWGKILIIVEGVYSMEGSVLRLPEVMALKKKYKALLYLDEAHSIGAVGPNGRGVTGYFGVDPADVDIMMGTFTKSFGAAGGYIAATQEIIDHIRGSSHSAAYASSMSPPVAMQVISSMKIIMGEDGTDEGKRRLKALDENNRYFRRRVKEMGYVVFGHHASPIIPLVIFAPGNTSALYRELLAKNIAAVGVSYPVIPSMTQCRFRICLSAGHTREMLDEILDALDEQGDFVRAKMANHRK; encoded by the exons ATGACCCCCAGTAAGAATAAATCGAAGATGCCAGTTAGATCGCGCCTTACCAGTCGTCGATCACAGAAATCGCACAAAAATGGTTTTTCGTCTGAGAAAAACCAATTGTCAGCTCTCCAAGAAGAGAAGCTGAAAGAATTCAGAGAATCATTTGTTGAGGAATTCCAAGACGCACCGTTATATGCAGCAATTATGTCATACCTGTTTTACTTCTACATGGTAATTTTTGCTTGCATAAAGGACCTTATGATAAGACTTGGAGTGAGAAAATCAAAGCGACCCAAAGAATATAAAAACGAG ggGTTCGCTCCTCTTTACCCGGAATTGGAAGACTTTTACTTTAGACATTTGTACATTCGATATAGTGCGGCTTTTAACAAACCTATCAGCAGCACACCAGGTCCAATTGTTCAGGTCATGGAAAGAGAAGTTGTTGACGGCGGATGGCAACACAG GCTAACAGGAGTGAAGACCAGGATGATCAACACAGGATCGTATAACTATCTTGGATTTGCGGAAAATGTTGGGCCATGTGTTGAAGCCGCCGAAGAAGCAGTCAAGAAACATGGTCTGGCTTGTTGTAGCTCCAGGCATGAATTTG GTTCACTTGGTCTTCACAATGAACTGGAAACTCTTGTTGCTCGGTTTGTTGGAAAACCAGCTGCAATGGTGTTTGGCATGGGTTTTGCGACAAACTCTACTAACATTCCCACCCTAGTGGGAAAAAAGGACTTGATTATTAGTGATGCACTAAATCATTCATCATTGGCTACTGGCGCTCGATTATCAGGTGCTACAATAAGAGTCTTCAAACATAACG ATATGAAGAGTCTTGAGAGTGTCCTTCGTGAAGCAGTGGTGAAAGGAAATCCTCGCAAGCACAGACCCTGGGGAAAAATACTCATCATTGTGGAAGGCGTTTATAG TATGGAAGGTTCTGTCCTACGGTTACCTGAAGTGATGGCTCTTAAAAAGAAGTACAAAGCGCTTCTCTATTTGGACGAGGCCCACAGTATTGGCGCTGTAGGTCCTAATGGAAGGGGTGTCACAGGTTACTTTGGGGTGGACCCTGCTGATGTTGACATTATGATGGGAACATTTACTAAGAGTTTTGGAGCAGCGGGCGGTTACATTGCTGCAACACAG GAGATAATTGACCATATCAGAGGCAGTTCTCATAGTGCAGCGTATGCGTCTTCCATGTCACCACCAGTTGCAATGCAAGTTATTTCATCTATGAAAATTATCATGGGAGAAGATGGAACTGATGAGG GAAAGAGAAGACTCAAGGCCTTAGATGAGAACAACAG ATATTTCAGACGGCGGGTTAAAGAAATGGGTTACGTTGTCTTTGGTCACCATGCCTCGCCCATAATCCCGCTGGTTATATTCGCACCAGGCAATACCTC TGCGCTTTATCGCGAGCTGCTTGCGAAAAACATAGCTGCCGTTGGTGTTTCATATCCCGTGATTCCCTCTATGACCCAGTGTCGTTTCCGAATCTGTCTGTCAGCGGGGCATACACGTGAAATGCTGGACGAG